The DNA window AGACGATGACGGCGCCGACCTCGATCGCGGTGAGGACGGTGTTGCCGCCATGCAGATCCGAATAGGCGGTGTGCAGCGTGACGCGGATAGCGGTATTGACGCACCACAGGACGACACCCCAGGAGGTCGCCATCCAGAGCCCGACCGAGGCGACCAGATCGACCGCCGCGAACACCGCGATGGCGTTCTTCACCGGCACGCGCTGGTCCATGAACGGCGTCGAGCCGAGATCGGTCGCGCCGATCACATAGGCCCAGCTCAGGATGCCGTAGCCGAGGATCGAGAGGGCCAGCGCGCGCATGAAGAAGAGGCGCGCGCGGCGCCAGTTCAGGCGCGGCGGTTCGACCGACGCGGCCGGCGGCTTGTTGGTCGTCTGCTGGGCCTGAGCCATGGTCTATCCGAATGTCAGGTCGCCCCCCGCGGGGGCAACGAAATGGGCCTCGATGTCGACGCTGTCGATCTCTTCCGGATCGGCCGGCCGCCAGCGCGGCGCGTTGTCCTTGTCGATGATCACCGCGCGGACGCCCTCGTAGAAGTCGTCGCCCTTCAGAATGCGCGAAACGATGCGGAATTCGAGGCGCATGCAGTCCTCGAAATCGCGCGCGGCGCCCATCTGCATCTGGCGCAGCGCGATTTCCAGCGAGGTCGGCGACTTGGAACGGATGTCGCGCGCCGTCGCGGCGGCCCAGTCGCCCGGGCTGGCGTCCAGCGCGGCCAGGATTTCGCCGACCGTCGGCCGGGCGAAGATGCGGTCGATCTCGGGCATCAGGGCGGCGATAGGCGCCGGTCCGGGATCGCCGTCGAAGGCGTTCAGCAGCGGCAGAGGATCGGCCACCTCGGCCAGATCGGCGGCGAGTTCGGCCAGCCGCGCCCGCGGCACGCAATGGGTCAGGATGCCGGCGAAGCGGGCGTCGGCCTGGCGCAGCCGGCCGCCGGTCAGGGCCAGCCAGGTGCCGAGACGGCCCGGGCAGCGCGGCAGGATGTAGGTGCCGCCGACATCGGGGAAGAAGCCGATGCCGACCTCCGGCATGGCGAAGGCAGTCTTCTCGCTGCCGACCCGGTAGCGCCCGTTGACCGCGATGCCGACGCCGCCGCCCATCACGATGCCGTCGATCAAGGCGGTGATCGGCTTCGGATAGGCCCGGATCAGCGCGTTCAGCCGGTATTCGTCGCGGAAGAACTCGATCTGGGTCGGATCGCCGGCCCGGCCGAGATCGTAGATGTGGCGGATGTCGCCACCGGCCGAGAAGGCCTTCTCGCCGGCCGCGGTGAAGACCACATGGGCGACGGCCGGATCGTCGCGCCAGGCGTCGAGCGTCGCGCGGATCCCCAGGACCATGCCGTGGGTCAGCGCGTTGAGGGCTTGCGGGCGGTCGAGCCGGATGAAGCCGGCCTTGCCGCGTCGTTCAATGGCGAGATCGGTCGGGGCGGTATCGGTCACGTCGGTCATGGTCGGGGTTCTAGCGTCCAATCAGGTCACGCGCCACGATCAGGCGCATGATCTCGTTGGTGCCCTCCAGAATCTGGTGGACGCGCAGGTCGCGCAGGTAGCGCTCGATACCGTAGTCGCGAAGGTAGCCGTAGCCGCCATGGAGCTGCAGGGCCTGGTTGACCACCTCGAAGCCGACATCGGTGGCGAAGCGCTTGGCCATCGCGGCCTGCCGGGTCGCGGCCGGATCCTTGGCGTCGAGCAGCACGGCCGCCTTGTGGACCATCAGCCGCGCCGCCTCCAGTTCGGTCGCCATGTCGGCGAGGCGGAACTGCAGGGCCTGGAACTCGGCCAGCTTGCGGCCGAACTGGCTGCGCTCCTTCACATAGCGCAAAGCCCGGTCGAGGCATTCCTGTGCGCCGCCGAGCGAGCAGGCGGCGATGTTGATGCGGCCGCCGTCGAGCCCCGCCATGGCGATGCGGAAGCCCTCGCCCTCCGCGCCGACCCGGTTGGCGACCGGCACGCGCGCGCCGTCGAAATTGACCATCGCGGTCGGCTGCGACTTCCAGCCGAGCTTCTTCTCCTGCGCCCCGAAGGAGACCCCGGGCGTGTCCTTGGGGATCGCCAGGCAGGTGATGCCGCGCGGCCCCTCGCCGCCGGTGCGCACCATCGTCACGTAGAGATCGGACGCGCCGCCGCCGGAGATGAAGGCCTTCGAGCCGGTGACCACATAGTGGTCACCGTCGAGCACCGCGCGGGTGCGCAGGGAGGCGGCGTCCGAGCCGGCATTGGGTTCGGTCAGGCAGTAGCTGGCGAACTGCGCCATGCTGGCGAGCCCCGGTACCAACCGGTGGCGCAGCTCCTCGCCGCCGAAGCGATCGATCATCCAGGCGGCCATGTTGTGGATCGAGATATAGGCCGTGGTCGACGGGCAGGCGCGCGCCAGCTCCTCGAAGATCACCGCCGCCTCGAGCCGCCCGAGCCCGGACCCGCCGACATCGTCGCGGATATAGATGCCGCCAAAGCCGAGCGCGGCCGCCTTGCGCAGGGTCTCGACGGGGAAGATCGAGCCCTCGTCCCAGCGGTCAGCATGCGGCGCCATCTCGGCACCGGCGAAGTCGGCCGCCATGTCCCTTATGGCGCCGGTCTCTTCGGAAAAGGCGAAGTCCAAGGGTCTCTCCCGGTCCCGGCGCGTCTCGTGATCGCGGCCGAAGCTATGGACCCGGCCGATGAGCGTCAATTGCCCGAGGGGATGGGGCTCGGGGGCGTACGGGTATCCTGTGCGCCCCGCGCCCGGACAGGGTTCGTCAGCCCTCCGCCCGGGTGGAGACCGATCGGGTCAAGGGTCGAGCAGGTCCTGCCATTGCCGGGCGCCGTGGACGACGCGCACGATCTCGGCATCCTGGCCGGCCACGCGATAGAGGATCAGATACCGGCCGGCCGGAAAGGTCCGCAATTCGGGTCGGATGTCCGGACGGGCGATGCCGAGGCCCGGCATGTCGCCGAGATTGCGGCAATGTCTGAGGATCTCGTCGTACCAGCGCAGCGCCGCGGCGGCGTTGTCCTGGGCGATGAAAAGGACGACCGCCTCGATGTCGGTCTCGGCCTGGGGTGTCAGCCGGAACGCCATCAGACATCCCGGGATGCGCGCTTCGCCTCGAGCACCTGCCGGATGCGGGCGAATGCCGCCTCGCCATCGGTCGCCTCGCCGCTGGCGAGCCCCGCGTCCCACAGGCGGCCCAGTTCGGCGACGGCTTCCGCGCGGTGCCTGCGGCGCCCCTGCCACTCGCGCAGGGCTTCCCGCATCACCTCGCTGGTGGAGGCATATTCGCCGGATTCGACGACCTGCCGGACGGCCGCGACCATCTCGGGGGTCAGCGCCACGCTGATCTTCTCGACATTGGCCATCGGGCGCCTCTGCTCCAGTTCAACGGTAAGCAAGCTTACCACCACCCGGGCGCGGTCGACCATCCCGGATGGCCCCGCAACCGCCGCAGCCGCCCTGCCCCGTCCCGGCATATCTGATCGTCGCCGCGACCGCCCCCGACCGGGGTTTCCAAGCCGCGCCCGTCGGGCCACTCTGGATGCCCCGCTTGGCCCAACTCCGGATTCCCCATGCAAGATTTCGTCGTCCGCGCCCTGGTCATGGGCGTCTTCGCCACGGCCGTGCTCGATCTCTGGGCCCTGCTCCTGAACCGACTGTTCGGCTTCGGCCTGCCCAACTGGGCGATGGTCGGGCGCTGGTTCGCGCATCTGCCGCGCGGGCGCTTCGTGCATGCCGACATCGCCGCCGCACCCGGCTTCGCCAACGAGCTGGCGATCGGCTGGATCATGCACTACGTGGTCGGCATCGCCTTTGCGGCGGCGACACTCCTGCTGGCCGGCCCGGGCTTCGCCAAGGCACCGACCCCGTTCTGGCCGCTTGTCGTCGGCTGGGCGACGATACTGTGCGGCTGGCTGATCCTGCAGCCCGGCATGGGCGGCGGCATCGCCGCCTCGAAGCGGCCAAACCGGACCCAGATCCGGCTCCTCAACATCCTCGGCCACACCGTGTTCGGCCTCGCCCTGTGGGCGGCAGCGCTGGCGCTGGCGCGCTAGCAGCGGCGTTCGCGCCCCCGCCATGGTGGCCGGATTGTCATCCCCGTGACAGTGCGATCCGGCGGTTCGGCTACAGTTTCCGCCATGAAGCCGGCCAATCGATCGGCTGGACACCGGGGATGCGACCATGGCGAACGGTCTCGAACGATACGGCAATGTGCGCGGCGGCGGCTTCGTCGAGCTTCGGCCCGACACGCAGGGCGTCCAGGGCGACACGCGCATCAAGCAGAAGGGCGACCGGCCCTTCTTCGGCAAGTTCGTGACCGCCTTCAAGTCGCTGAAGACCCGGCATTCGACCACCGAGAAGCAGGCCAACCGCGCCGTCCGGCGCGACCTGCTCGACAATCTCGCCAAGGCCGACCGCGGCGTCGCCGCCCGCTACGCCGACCGGCTGGTCGGCGGCGACAAGGAGTCGAAGCCTTTGAGCGCCCGGTTGGTCCGCCAGATCATGGCCGAGGTCGGCCAGAACAAGGACAACTGGAACGCCGCCGCCAAGACCGAGGGTCCCGGACGGAAGAAGGCGGTTGCCGAACAGCGCGACGGGATGGTCCAGGGCCGCTTCGACTGGCTGGCGACGGTCGCGACCCGCTTCCCCGGCCGCGTCGACGACTATCGCGAGACGCTGGCGGAAGCGGTCGACTCCGCCATGAAGACCGGCAAGATGACCCGCGACGAGGCGATCACCCACGTCGCCAAGAACCTCGCCGACCGCCTGCAGGACGAGCCGCCGCTGCCCGGCTTCGTGACCTTCGCAGGCGACAAGCCGACCGTGCCGGAGATCGAGGCCTCGATCCGCGGCAACCTCGCCGCCTATGAGAAGACCCTGCCGCAATTTCCGGTAGATTTCGCGCCGACCCCGGATCCGCTGGTCCTCGTGCTGCACGACCCCGAGGCCGTGCCGGAGAAATCGATCCTCAAGCAGACCGGCCCGGTCACTCCGGGCGAGATCCCGAACAAGAGCATTGCCGATTATACTCAGTTCCGGTCCGACGCCGAGAACGCAATCCTGGACGGGCTCGACGATCCCAGCAAGCCGCTGGTCATCCCGGGCATCAGCGGCATCCTGCCGTCGATCGAGGACATGGCGCCGCAGAGCCTGAAGGACGCGATCGACCATCACAACCGCCTGGTCGGCGACGACGGCGATAAGATCTCGCTGTCCGATCTCCTCGGCCATCCCGGCATGGATATCTACGGGCGCTGCTTCAACCGTCTGAAGGAGTTGCACGAGAAGGCCGGCAACGACGACATCCCGTCGCGCGAGGAGGTCGAGAAGCTGATCAGCGGGGCGGTGCAGAAGGAACTGGACAACGGGCCGGTCAAGGGCATCGCGACCCATATCCTGGCCAATCCGAATCTCTCGCCGAAGGAGCGCCAGATCCTGCTCGCAGAGGTCATGGACCGGAACTCGAAGCTCTACCAGCACGGTCACAATATCGGGCCGATCCCGATCGGCAAATATGTCCAGAACTATCTCGACCAGGCGGTCCGCGACTGACCACCGGCACGGCGCATCCGCGATGGGCGCTGCGGCGGGTTTCCCCCGCCGCCAAATCGGACTAGGGTCGCGGGCATCGCAGAACGGTGGCCGCGCACGCGGATCGGACGAGAGTCGGCGGGCGATCGCCATTGACGTTCGGCTCGTGCCACACGGTCGCCCAGCCCGAGCCGAAGCGCCGCCATGAACTACGAACAGCCCCGCCGCACCGCCGTCGACATGGAACCGATCCTGGCCGGCCGCCGCATGCGGCGCAACCGCCGGACCGACTGGTCGCGCCGGCTCGTGCGCGAAACCCACCTCACCGTCGACGACCTGATCTGGCCGATCTTCGTGGTCGACGGCGAAGGCCGGCGCGATGCGGTCGCCTCCATGCCGGGCGTGTTCCGCCATTCCGTCGATCTGGCCGTCGCCGAGGCCGAGAAGGCCGCCCGGCTCGGCATCCCGGTCCTGGCGCTGTTCCCGTACACGGATCCCGACCTGCGCGACGAGAACGGGTCCGAGGCCCTCAACCCGGAAAACCTTGTCTGCCGGGCGCTGCGCGCCATCAAGGCGGCGGTCCCGTCGATCGGCCTGATGACCGACGTGGCGCTCGATCCCTATACCAGCCACGGCCATGACGGCCTGCTCGCCGGCGACACCATTCTCAACGACGAGACCGTCGCCCAGTTGGTGCACCAGTCGATCGTCCAGGCCGAGGCCGGCGCCGACATCATCGGCCCGTCCGACATGATGGACGGCCGCATCGGTGCCATCCGCGCCGGGCTCGACCGCGCCGGGCACATGGACGTTCAGATCATGGCCTATACGGCCAAGTATGCCTCGGCCTTCTACGGGCCGTTCCGCGATGCGGTCGGCACCAACAAGACGCTGCGCGGCGACAAGCGCACCTACCAGATGGATCCCGGCAATTCCGACGAGGCGATCCGCGAGGCCGAACTCGACCTCGCCGAGGGCGCCGACATGATCATGGTCAAGCCGGGCATGCCCTATCTCGACATCGTGCGGCGCCTGTCGGAGACCTTCGCGGTGCCGACCTTCGCCTACCAGGTCTCCGGCGAATACGCGATGATCCATGCCGCCGCGATGAACGGCTGGCTCGATTTCGACCGGGCCATGATGGAGAGCCTGGCCGCCTTCAAGCGCGCCGGGGCCGACGGCATCCTGACCTACTTCGCGCCGGTGGTCGCCGAAAGGCTGAAGGCCGGGGCGTGACTATCGGCGGTTTCGCGGTCCGGGCCGCCTTCGTCCTGGTCCTGCCGGTATGGATTGGAGTGGCGGCCTGCGCCGATCTCGAAGCGGTGCAGCGGCGGACCTGCGAAAGCTTGCTGCCGGTGATCGAACCGGCCGGCACCCGCATCACCATCCAGAAGACTGAACCCGATCCGCGCCGCGCCGGCAACGTACGGGTTCGCTATCATGCCGAGCGCCCCGACCCGGACGCGACCTCGCCCGATCCGGCCGACGCCGCCATCACCTGCGCCTTCGGCGGCACCGGCTTCGAGGCGGGCAAGGCTGAACTGATCGGCCTGGAGACGCCGGACGGCGTCTTCTCCGACATTCGCCTGCAGATGTTGAAACGTTTCTGGCTGTCCGACCTTGGCTCCGTCTCCGAGGCCATGCGCCAGGTCGAATGGGCACCCGAGGCGCGGCCGGCCGGTCTGCTGGCGGTCTCGGGCGAGCACGGCTTCCTCCTGCAGCAACTGGTCAATGCCGGCGCACCCGCGGCGCTCTATGCGCTGCTGGCGCTGGCCTATTCCCTGGTCTACGGCCTCCTCGGCCGGATCAATCTCGCCTTCGGCGACCTCGCCATGCTGGGTGCCTACGCGACCGTGCTCGGCATCGCCGGCGGGCTGACGCTCGGCGCCGGCGCCCCGGGCCTGCTCCTGCCGCTCGCGCTCCTGTTCGCGATATCCGTCACAGCGGCCTGGAGCGGCGCGATCGGGCTCGGCATCTTCCGCCCGCTGGCCGCGCGCGGCGCACAGCCGCTGCTGGTGGCGACGATCGGCGTGTCGCTGGCGCTGCAGGAATTCGTCGGCCGCGTCCAGGGCGTCAAGGAACGCTGGCTGCCGCCGATCCTCAACGAACCGCATCTCCTGTTCGGCGGCGCCTATGAGGTGGTGGTCACCACCATGCAGATGCTGGTCGTCGTCGGCGTTTCGGCCGCAATCCTGCTGGTGCTGGCCGGCATGCGCCGGTCGCGATTCGGACGCGACTGGCGGGCCATGGCCGACGATGCGGCCATGGCGGCCCTGCTCGGCGTCGATCGGGACCGGACGCTGACCGCCACCTTCCAGCTTGCCGGCGCGCTTGCGGCCGTCGCCGGCCTGGTCATCACCACGCTCTACGGCGGAACCAGCTTTCACATGGGCACGATCATCGGCCTCAAGGCCCTGGTCGCCGCGATCGTCGGCGGCATCGGCTCGCTGCCCGGCGCCGCCCTCGGCGGCCTGCTGATCGGCCTCGCCGAGACGCTCTGGTCGGCCTACCATCCGATCGTCTGGCGCGACGCGGTGATCATGATCCTGCTGGTCGTGTTCCTGATCCTCCGCCCGGAGGGCCTGTTCGGCACCCGCTCGGCGCTCGAGGAGAAGAGCGCGCGGCCGTGATCGATATCCGGACGATTGTCTCGACCGGTAGGAAGACCCTGTCTATTAAGACCGTGATTTGGCGCCCTTCACTTGGTTCCAACGGAAGCCGAACGGCGGACTCATGCTAGTGTCCTTCCATAAGGCGTAGGCAAGCGATGAGAAGCAGGCAAGGTTCCGAACCCGAGCGGACCGACACGATGGTGGCAGCTGATGACACCGTGCTGACGCGCGGCAGTCGGCCGTTTCTTGTCACGCATTTCCATCTCACCGAGGAAGTCATGCTTCCGGGCTTCTATCCGGAAGGTGACGGCGAAAGCATCCACGAAGACACCGATTTCGACGTCGTCGAAGCCGCCCTCTGGGCGCTCCGCCGGCGATCTTCCGACCTGCCGGACCTGGAACGGACGATCCGGCATGCCCCGCGTCTGGCCGGTTTCGCGCTAGGTATCACGGTAAGGGGACGCCCGAACCACATCGGCAAGCTGATCCGGCATCCGAAAACCGGTGCCTACATCTCTGGCAAGATTGCCAGATCGATTCGTCCCTCCCGGTGGCGCGGCGGCGAAGGCCGGCGTCAGGGATAGCGGAGCCCCCATGCATCGCCCCACACTCGAAGACATCCAGGATGCCCAGCGGCTGATCGAGGGGGCGGTGATGCGCACCCCCTATCTACCGGCACCGCGGCTCTCCGACCTGACCGGCGCCCGGGTCTCGGTCAAATACGAGAACCTGCAGGTCACCAATGCCTTCAAGGAGCGCGGCGCGCTGGTCAAGCTCCTGTCGCTGACCGCGGATGAGCGCCGGCGCGGGGTCATCGCCATGTCGGCCGGCAACCATGCCCAGGCGGTCGCCTATCACGCGACCCGGCTCGGCATCCCGTCGACCATCGTGATGCCGAAGACCACCCCGCATGTGAAGGTGACGGCGACGCGCGGCTTCGGCGCCCGGGTGGTGCTGAAGGGCGAGACGGTCGCCGACGCGCAGGTCGAGGCCGAGAGGATCGCGGCCGAGACCGGGGTCGTCTGGGTTCACCCCTATGACGATTTCGATGTCGTGCGCGGACAAGGCACGATCGCGCTCGAAATACTGGCCGACGATCCGGATATCGACATCCTGGTGGTGCCGGTCGGCGGCGGCGGACTGGTCTCCGGCATGGCGATCGCCGCCAAGGCGCTGAAGCCGTCGATCGAGATCGTCGGCGTCGAAACCCAGCTCTATCCGGCCATGTGGTGCGCCTTGAAGGGACTGCCGATCAAGGTCGGCGGCACGACGCTCGCCGAGGGCATCGCGGTGCGCAATGTCGGCGCGCTGACGCTCGACATCTGCCGCGACCTGCTCGACGAAGTCGTGCTGGTCGACGAGGTCCATATCGAGCGGGCCGTGAACGCCTATCTGACGCTGCAGAAGACCATGGCGGAGGGGGCGGCGGGCGCCGGCCTCGCCGCGCTGATGACGACGCCGGAGCGGTTCCAGGGCCGCAATGTCGGGCTTGTCCTGTGCGGCGGCAACATCGACCCGCGCATCCTGGCCTCGATCATGGTCCGCGAACTCGCCCGCGAGGAGCGGATCGTCGGCATCCGGCTGATCATCCCGGACCGGCCGGGCGTGCTCGGCGAGATCGCCACGATCATCGGCGACATGGGCGGCAACATCCTGGCGGTGGAGCACCACCGCACCATCCTGAAGGTGCCGGCCAAGGGCGCGACGCTCGATGTCGCCTTCGAAACCCGCGACGGCGGCCACGCCAACGAGATCATCGCGGCGCTCGAATCGCGCGCCTTCGTGGTCGAGCGGCGCGAGGCCCCCGACGAATTCTGAGATCTGCGGGAAATGGCGCCGCCGCGGCCACTTTCTCGCCGGCCGCGGATCTGTATGATTGTCTCGAATGGAGCCGCTTCGGATCGTCCCAGGCGGCCATCGGAAGGTCCGCCGTCCGTCCTATGACGCAGCATCCCGTCGACGCCCCGCAATTCTACCTGACCGCGCCCGCGAGCTGCCCCTATCTGGCCGGCCGCCAGGAGCGCAAGGTGTTCACCCATCTGGTGGGCGAGCGGGCCGCGCAGCTCAACGATGTGCTGACTCAGGGCGGGTTCCGGCGCAGCCAGAACATCGCCTATCGGCCGGCCTGCGAGGCCTGCCGCGCCTGCGTCTCCGTACGCATCGCGGTCGAAGAATTCGATTGGCTGAAGAGCTTCAAGCGCACCATGCGCACCAACGAGGACCTGTTCGGCGCCGAGCAGCCCGCCGCGCCGACATCTGAGCAGTATTCCCTGTTCCGCCGCTATCTCGACGCGCGCCACGGCGACGGCGGCATGGCCGACATGACCGTGCTCGACTATGCGATGATGATCGAGGACACCCATGTCGATACCATGGTGGTCGAGTATCGCCGGCGCGGCATCGACACCGCCGTCACGGGACGTGGCACGGGACCGCTGCTTGGCACGGCCCTGACCGACATCCTCTCCGACGGCCTGTCGATGGTCTATTCGTTCTACGATCCCGAACCCGGCTGGCGCGGCCTCGGTACCTACATGATCCTCGACCATGTCCGCCGTGCCATCGCCCACGGCCTGCAATATGTCTATCTCGGCTATTGGGTCGCCGGCTCGCGCAAGATGGACTACAAGCGCCGCTTCCAACCGCTTGAATATCTGAGCCCGCAGGGCTGGAATCGGAAGCCCGAATAGGCCGCCCATCGGTTCCGGGAAGACCGGCATCGCGCGTCGGAAAGGCCCGCACTGTCTCGGGACCCGGCACAGCGGAAGTCGCGACCGTTCCTGCATCTTCCCCGGCCGGACGGGCGGGAACCAATGCGGACCGCCTCAGTCTCCTTAGGTATGCCGGGACAGCAGGAACATCGGATTGGCAGGTGGACCGGGCCGGCGCCGTGCCGCGTGGCGTCATGCTCGCCAACCGGACCCACGAGCGGCGACGTCACCTCACGGCGCAGTGGCCGCCGTTTCCGCGGCAGTCCGGCCCTTGGATGCCGCGCGGGATGCCGCCTTGCGGCTGTCCCACCGCGTCGACCGCGGCGAGGAGGCCCCAGCGCGGTCCGGTCACCACATCGGCGATACCCTGCCCCGACGATCAGGCCGAGGGCTGACCCGCCCTTTGCGAAAGGCCCGCTTCAGGACGCCTTGGACGGCAGGAAGCGGGAGAAGAAGCCCGAGGGGGAACCGGTCCGACCCGCGTCGCCATGGCGGCGTGGCGGGCGATCGCTGACCGTAGCCATAGCCTTCAGGTCGGCGACCACGTCGGGCGACGAACGGGCGACGAACTTGCGGCCGTCATGCAGCACGACCACGAAGACGCGTTCATGGCGGAAGCTCTGGTCGAGCAGTTTGTCCAGGCTCTGGCCGACGCGGCGCAGCCAGCGATCGAGATAGGCCGACACGTTGCCTTCGCTGTGCTCGGCACATCCCGCTACCGCATTCTGCAGTGCAATATCTTCAACGTCACCATTGGCGCAGGTCAAACGCAAGACGGGGCGACCCGTCGCGCTCCGACGAATACGTACCACCCCCGGTGCAAAATCGCCCAATACGATTTCGATGGCAGACATCGGAATGCCCTCAACGTCGCGCTGAATACGCTGCGCGGCTCCGATCTTACAAAGGTACGACGAGTTTCGGATTCGCGATTCGTTGAATGAGGATATCCACAAGGATATTTACTTTACAATGCGGCAAGTGCCGATGTGGTAAAGGTTTTTTCTGAACTCCACAGACGTTCTTCCGTTCACTGAGTGTTCTGTTCGGGACAACAACCAGAATTCCAAGGATAGCGGCTGGCGACTCGAGGTTCCGTGCGTCGTTCCGCTCGCGAGACGGTGACATTCTCAATCGAGCATGAATAGCCATGCGTCGGAATCCCTGCCCTGTTCGGCAAGCACTTGACGCAACGGGCATCGATTGATTCGCGATCTGGCGGGCAGCCGAATTCGGACCGGCCGTTCGGGCGTTGTCGAACCGGTTCGATACTCCGACGCCTCAGGCGTCATCGAACCGGTTCGATACTCAGACGCCTCAGGCGTTGTCGAACCGGTTGGTGGCCGGAAAGCCGCGCGGCGGCAGGCGGCCGGCATCGGCGCGGTTGCCGAGCCAATCCTTCAGGTCGTCGAGCGAGCGCGTGAAGCTCGATCCGCCGGAACTGGTCCAGACCAGCCCCTCGGCGCCGTTGAAGCATTTGAGATCGGCCAGACCGCCATCCTTGAAGCGCTGCAGGCGCACGCCGGAACCGCGCGCCATCTCGGCGACCTGCTCGATGGGGAAGACCAGGAACTTGCGATTGTCGCCGATCGTCGCGACATGGGTCGCGCCCGGCGGCACGGTGCGCACCAGGCGGACCTCGTCCTTGGCCGCGACATTGACCACCTGGCGCCCCTTGCGGGTCTGCGCCACCACCTCGGCCTCGGGCACGATGAAGCCCTTGCCCTCGCGCGTGGCGACCAGCAGGCGGCGGTCCGGGCGATGGACGAAGACATCCAGCACGTCCTGGTCCTCGTCGAGATCGACCTGGATGCGGATCGGCTCGCCATGGCCGCGCCCGCCCGGCAGCTTGGAGGCATCGAGCGTGAAGACGCGGCCGGCGGTTGAGAAGACGACAATCTTGTCGGTGGTCTCCGCCTTGAAGGCGACCCGGAGCTTGTCGCCCTGCTTGAAGTCGAGCCGCGCGAAATCGTCGAGATGGCCCTTCAGGGCGCGGATCCAGCCCTTCTCGGAGACCACAACGGTGATCGCCTCGCGCTCGATCATCGCTTCCTTGATGTCCTCCTGGGCGTGGCCGGGCGCATCCGCGAAGGTCGTGCGGCGCTTGCCGAGCTTGGTCTCCGGTCCGAAGGTGGCGGCGACCTCGCGGATCTGCAGCGCGACCACCTTCCACTGCTTGTCGACCGAGGCCAGCAGGTCGCGGATCTGCCCGGCCTCGATGGTCAGCGCCTCGTGCTCCTTGCGGATCTCGAATTCCTCGAGCTTGCGCAGGTTGCGCAGCCGCATGTCGAGGATCGCATTGGCCTGGACGTCGGTCAGGTCGAAGCGGGCCATCAGCACCTGCTTCGGCTCGTCTTCCTCGCGGATGATGCGGATCACCTCGTCGATGTTCAGATAGGCGATCAGCAGGCCGCCGAGGATTTCGAGCCGCTTCTCGATCACGCCGAGCCGGTGGCGCGAGCGGCGCAGCAGCACCTCGCGGCGGTGGTCGAGCCATTCGACCAGCACGTCCTTGAGGCCCATCACCTTTGGGACGATGCCGCCCGACAGGACGTTCATGTTGAGGGAAATGCGGCTTTCGAGCTCGGACAGCTTGAAGACCGATTCCATCATCAGGCCGGGCTCGACATTGCGGCTCTTGGGCACGAAGACGACGCGCACATCCTCGGCGGATTCGTCGCGCACGTCGTCGACCAGCGGCAATTTGCGCTCGTTGATCAGGTCGGCCAGTTTCTCGATCAGGCGGCTCTTGGCGACCTGGTAGGGGATTTCGGTGACCACCACCACCCAGGTGCCGCGGCCCTGATCCTCGGTGTGCCAGCGCGCCCGGACCCGGAAGGCGCCGCGTCCCGTCCGGTAGCTCTCCAGGATCGAGGCGCGGCTTTCGACGATGATGCCGCCGGTCGGGAAGTCCGGCCCGGGCACGATCTCGACCAGGTCCTCGATACCGGTCTCCGGTGCCTCGATCAGCTTCAGGGCGGCGCGACACAGCTCATGCGCATTGTG is part of the Prosthecodimorpha staleyi genome and encodes:
- a CDS encoding branched-chain amino acid ABC transporter permease; amino-acid sequence: MTIGGFAVRAAFVLVLPVWIGVAACADLEAVQRRTCESLLPVIEPAGTRITIQKTEPDPRRAGNVRVRYHAERPDPDATSPDPADAAITCAFGGTGFEAGKAELIGLETPDGVFSDIRLQMLKRFWLSDLGSVSEAMRQVEWAPEARPAGLLAVSGEHGFLLQQLVNAGAPAALYALLALAYSLVYGLLGRINLAFGDLAMLGAYATVLGIAGGLTLGAGAPGLLLPLALLFAISVTAAWSGAIGLGIFRPLAARGAQPLLVATIGVSLALQEFVGRVQGVKERWLPPILNEPHLLFGGAYEVVVTTMQMLVVVGVSAAILLVLAGMRRSRFGRDWRAMADDAAMAALLGVDRDRTLTATFQLAGALAAVAGLVITTLYGGTSFHMGTIIGLKALVAAIVGGIGSLPGAALGGLLIGLAETLWSAYHPIVWRDAVIMILLVVFLILRPEGLFGTRSALEEKSARP
- the parC gene encoding DNA topoisomerase IV subunit A encodes the protein MGNRVIPPSDGGDESGPGGEVLPVNLRDALEERYLAYALSTIMHRALPDVRDGLKPVHRRLLYAMRALRLDPGSAFKKCARVVGDVIGKFHPHGDQSVYDAMVRLAQDFAQRYPLVDGQGNFGNIDGDNPAAMRYTEARLTEVAALLLEGIDEDAVDFRPTYDGSEEEPVVLPGAFPNLLANGSSGIAVGMATSIPPHNAHELCRAALKLIEAPETGIEDLVEIVPGPDFPTGGIIVESRASILESYRTGRGAFRVRARWHTEDQGRGTWVVVVTEIPYQVAKSRLIEKLADLINERKLPLVDDVRDESAEDVRVVFVPKSRNVEPGLMMESVFKLSELESRISLNMNVLSGGIVPKVMGLKDVLVEWLDHRREVLLRRSRHRLGVIEKRLEILGGLLIAYLNIDEVIRIIREEDEPKQVLMARFDLTDVQANAILDMRLRNLRKLEEFEIRKEHEALTIEAGQIRDLLASVDKQWKVVALQIREVAATFGPETKLGKRRTTFADAPGHAQEDIKEAMIEREAITVVVSEKGWIRALKGHLDDFARLDFKQGDKLRVAFKAETTDKIVVFSTAGRVFTLDASKLPGGRGHGEPIRIQVDLDEDQDVLDVFVHRPDRRLLVATREGKGFIVPEAEVVAQTRKGRQVVNVAAKDEVRLVRTVPPGATHVATIGDNRKFLVFPIEQVAEMARGSGVRLQRFKDGGLADLKCFNGAEGLVWTSSGGSSFTRSLDDLKDWLGNRADAGRLPPRGFPATNRFDNA
- a CDS encoding arginyltransferase, producing the protein MTQHPVDAPQFYLTAPASCPYLAGRQERKVFTHLVGERAAQLNDVLTQGGFRRSQNIAYRPACEACRACVSVRIAVEEFDWLKSFKRTMRTNEDLFGAEQPAAPTSEQYSLFRRYLDARHGDGGMADMTVLDYAMMIEDTHVDTMVVEYRRRGIDTAVTGRGTGPLLGTALTDILSDGLSMVYSFYDPEPGWRGLGTYMILDHVRRAIAHGLQYVYLGYWVAGSRKMDYKRRFQPLEYLSPQGWNRKPE
- a CDS encoding threonine ammonia-lyase, which gives rise to MHRPTLEDIQDAQRLIEGAVMRTPYLPAPRLSDLTGARVSVKYENLQVTNAFKERGALVKLLSLTADERRRGVIAMSAGNHAQAVAYHATRLGIPSTIVMPKTTPHVKVTATRGFGARVVLKGETVADAQVEAERIAAETGVVWVHPYDDFDVVRGQGTIALEILADDPDIDILVVPVGGGGLVSGMAIAAKALKPSIEIVGVETQLYPAMWCALKGLPIKVGGTTLAEGIAVRNVGALTLDICRDLLDEVVLVDEVHIERAVNAYLTLQKTMAEGAAGAGLAALMTTPERFQGRNVGLVLCGGNIDPRILASIMVRELAREERIVGIRLIIPDRPGVLGEIATIIGDMGGNILAVEHHRTILKVPAKGATLDVAFETRDGGHANEIIAALESRAFVVERREAPDEF